In Lentilitoribacter sp. Alg239-R112, the following proteins share a genomic window:
- a CDS encoding WD40 repeat domain-containing protein has protein sequence MPTVAPLDLDEHCVFAGFCEDVPLFAVASGEVHRLDHGHHHHEQHDGLLAATLSQDGKKLLTSGEDGRVCSLTKSGESTELASIGSKWISTLASGPQDAIGFATGRTAYVLLKDGTLREFNEERSVEGMAFAPKGMRIAFARYNGVSLNWVNNKTESNNLHWDGAHLDVMFSPAGKFLVTTMQENALHGWKLDGKNSDEDRHMKMTGYPAKIKSWSWSVKGKWLVTSGAHSAIAWPFSGKDGPMGKAPMELATRGDTMVTCVACHPQEDVVAIGFADGMILASRFEDSKEAVLRRGGNSAISSMGWQSDGRLLAFGSEKGECGVVDIAG, from the coding sequence ATGCCAACAGTTGCACCTCTGGATTTAGATGAACATTGTGTCTTCGCCGGTTTTTGCGAAGATGTTCCGCTTTTTGCAGTTGCATCGGGAGAAGTTCATCGCCTCGACCACGGCCATCATCATCATGAACAACATGATGGCTTGCTTGCCGCGACATTGTCACAAGATGGAAAGAAGCTTCTAACATCCGGTGAAGATGGCAGGGTTTGTAGCCTAACTAAATCAGGCGAAAGCACCGAACTCGCGTCTATTGGTTCCAAATGGATTTCAACGCTAGCTAGTGGCCCTCAGGATGCAATTGGTTTTGCCACGGGTCGTACGGCCTATGTGCTCTTAAAAGATGGAACTTTGCGTGAGTTTAATGAAGAACGTAGCGTCGAAGGCATGGCCTTTGCTCCCAAAGGAATGCGCATTGCTTTCGCAAGATATAACGGTGTTTCGCTCAATTGGGTCAACAATAAAACCGAATCAAATAATCTTCACTGGGATGGTGCTCATCTGGATGTGATGTTTTCACCGGCGGGCAAATTTCTTGTCACAACCATGCAGGAAAATGCGCTACACGGCTGGAAGTTGGATGGCAAAAACAGCGATGAAGACCGCCATATGAAAATGACCGGTTACCCTGCGAAAATCAAATCATGGTCTTGGTCGGTTAAAGGTAAGTGGCTTGTAACATCAGGAGCGCATTCCGCCATTGCATGGCCATTCTCAGGCAAAGATGGCCCAATGGGAAAAGCCCCTATGGAACTCGCAACAAGAGGCGATACTATGGTCACATGTGTTGCCTGTCATCCGCAAGAGGACGTCGTGGCAATAGGCTTCGCCGACGGTATGATTTTAGCGTCACGGTTTGAAGACAGCAAAGAAGCCGTCTTGCGGCGCGGCGGCAACTCTGCAATTTCATCAATGGGCTGGCAATCAGATGGCCGCTTACTTGCCTTTGGTTCAGAAAAAGGTGAGTGTGGCGTTGTAGATATTGCCGGATAA
- a CDS encoding DUF1007 family protein, whose translation MSYLKRSMLGLCFFAGILSPIHTAIAHPHVFAESRLEIETSENGMVVELRHVWRFDEFFSASVVLDFDEDQNLVLDENELRKIGEIVRQSLAEFDYYTNVTVDGYDFAMSAPNVLNADYVDGQLLLFFAMQPKRPLELKGKISAGVYDPTLYAAMEFINDEDLIVTGASAGKCKRAVIRPDADEVIAQNQTTLTEAFYEDAENNDLSKLFATRIQLTC comes from the coding sequence ATGTCATATCTAAAACGCTCAATGTTAGGCCTTTGTTTTTTTGCAGGCATTTTGTCTCCAATCCATACAGCAATTGCGCACCCACACGTCTTTGCTGAATCTCGACTTGAAATAGAAACATCTGAAAATGGCATGGTTGTAGAGTTACGGCATGTCTGGCGTTTTGACGAATTTTTCTCCGCAAGCGTTGTGCTTGATTTTGACGAAGATCAAAATCTTGTACTTGATGAAAATGAACTCCGTAAAATCGGAGAAATTGTTCGACAATCTCTCGCCGAATTTGATTATTACACAAACGTCACCGTCGATGGCTATGACTTTGCAATGTCCGCCCCCAACGTTCTCAATGCTGACTATGTTGACGGTCAACTATTATTGTTTTTTGCCATGCAACCTAAGCGTCCACTAGAGCTTAAAGGCAAAATAAGCGCGGGTGTTTATGATCCAACGCTTTATGCTGCAATGGAGTTTATAAACGATGAGGATTTGATCGTAACAGGCGCATCTGCTGGCAAATGTAAACGGGCAGTCATACGACCCGACGCAGATGAAGTGATAGCGCAAAACCAAACAACGCTTACCGAAGCATTCTACGAGGATGCTGAAAATAATGATCTATCAAAACTCTTTGCGACCCGTATTCAATTAACATGCTAA